ATTTCTAAATCAATATAAAAATGGATGGAATTGATATTCCTCCATTTTTATATTGTGTATATATGGGATAAATAAATCAATAAACTATCATCCATATCTTGTTTTGAGTCATAGGGTTCATTGAACGAAACTTTAAAAGAGAAAGACCCCATCTCCTGTTCTATTTGATATAAAATATAAGAAGGAAGGAGAATATATATCTAAAATATGATAGAATAAACACTATGACAAATAATACTTTTAAATCAGGATTTGTAGCCATTTTGGGCCGTCCCAATGTTGGGAAATCAACATTTTTAAATCATGTGATGGGTCAAAAGATAGCGATCATGAGCGACAAGCCGCAAACAACGCGGAATAAAATTCAAGGAATCTATACGACAGACAAGGAACAAATTATCTTTATTGATACACCAGGTATCCATAAACCACATAATGCCTTGGGTGATTTTATGGTACAGTCTGCCTATTCTACTCTTCGTGAGTGTGACATGGTACTTTTCATGGTTGCTGCTGACGAGCCGCGCTCAACTGGTGAGAACATGATCATTGAACGCTTGAAAACAGCAGATGTTCCTGTGATTTTGGTGGTCAACAAGATTGATAAAGTGCATCCAGATGCCCTTTTTGAAACTGTTTCAGACTACACTTCACAAATGGACTTTGCAGAAGTTGTGCCGATTTCAGCACTTCAAGGCAACAACACGGAACGTTTGCTCGAAACCTTGAGCAACAAGCTTGAGGAAGGGCCTCAGTATTTCCCAGAAGACATGGTGACAGATCACCCAGAGCGCTTCTTAGTCAGTGAAATGATTCGTGAAAAAATTCTTCTTTTGACGCGTGAAGAAGTGCCGCATAGCATTGCGGTTACCACAGATTCGATGAAGCGTGATGAAGAAACCGGAAAAATTCATATCATGGCAACAATCATTGTTGAACGTAAGAGTCAAAAAGGGATAATTCTCGGTAAAGGCGGCGACATGATTCGTAAGATAGGGAAAATGGCCCGCCGTGATATTGAGTTGATGCTGGGTGATAAAGTTTATCTTGAAACATGGGTCAAGATAAAAAATGACTGGCGTGACCGTAAGATGGATTTATCCGACTTTGGTTACAAGAAAGAAGATTATATGTAAAAGTTGGCTCGTTTGAGCTGCTTTTTTATTATATCGAAAAAACCAATATAATCTATTGATTTTAATAAAGAAATAGACTATAATATTGATAGGTTCAATATTTGATGAGTGGAAAGAGCCCCCAGCTTTTGTATGGGATGTGCTGTATTCTTCCTTCATCAGACCCAATAATTAGGATAGGATGTTGCAAACAGATGCCTGAGTTACCAGAAGTCGAAAATGTACGCCGAGG
This window of the Lactococcus garvieae subsp. garvieae genome carries:
- the era gene encoding GTPase Era is translated as MTNNTFKSGFVAILGRPNVGKSTFLNHVMGQKIAIMSDKPQTTRNKIQGIYTTDKEQIIFIDTPGIHKPHNALGDFMVQSAYSTLRECDMVLFMVAADEPRSTGENMIIERLKTADVPVILVVNKIDKVHPDALFETVSDYTSQMDFAEVVPISALQGNNTERLLETLSNKLEEGPQYFPEDMVTDHPERFLVSEMIREKILLLTREEVPHSIAVTTDSMKRDEETGKIHIMATIIVERKSQKGIILGKGGDMIRKIGKMARRDIELMLGDKVYLETWVKIKNDWRDRKMDLSDFGYKKEDYM